The nucleotide sequence GCGGGTGAAGTCGTCGAGAGCAAGGACGCATCGTTTCATGCGGGGCAGGCGGTCCTGGTGACCGGGTATGATCTGGGGATGAATACTTCCGGGGGGTTCGCGCAATATATCCGGGTGCCGAAGGGTTGGGTTGTACCGATTCCAAAAGGGTTGACCCTCAAAGAAACCATGATTTTCGGAACGGCCGGGTTCACTGCGGGGCTTTCGGTCAACAAAATCATCGCTCACGGGCTCTCACCCGAGGAGGGAGACGTCCTGGTCACAGGCGCAACCGGCGGTGTCGGTACGATGGCCGTCGGAATCCTGGCGAAACTGGGCTATCGGGTCGTTGCGGCATCGGGAAAACCGGATGCCGCCGAGCGGCTCAAAGCCATGGGTGTCGGCAGGGTCGTCTCCAGAAGCGAGGTGACAGACCATCCGGAGAAACCGTTGCTTCCCGCTAAATGGCACGGGGTTGTCGATACGGTCGGCGGTGATGTATTGGCCTGTGCCATCAAATCCACACATCCGCATGCTCCGGTAACGACTTGCGGCAACATCGCATCGCCAAACCTTTCCCTGACGGTATATCCGTTCATTCTGAGAGGGGTGAGCCTGTATGGGATCGACTCCGCGCAGACGCCGATGCCGCTGCGGCGCTTCATCTGGGAAAAACTGGCCACCGAATGGCGGCCGGATGCGCTTTTGCAGATTTGCCGGGAGGTGACCCTCGAAGCACTCGAGACGGAAATTCAAACCATGCTGGCCGGAAAGGGAGCGGGTCGGGTTCTGGTAAACATGGGTTGAAGCCTTGAGATAGCCAAACCCGGTCAACCGCCGATCATCCAGGTTTTGGCCTCCTGAGCCGATCGGGGAAGCACCTGGATGGTGTCGCTGAATCCTGCGCCGCTGAGGCTCACCGAAACCCGGCTGTCCGTTGAAGCTTTGCTGTATCCTGCACAAATGCCCGCTGCAAGACCAAGCATGGACGCATCTTCCGTAAACTCCGGCAAGACGGCCGTCGGCCCTGGAATTCCCCGGGTTTTCAGCACCACATCGACCGATGGCTCCACATACAGGAGCAACTGCTCATTTTCTTCTTTCGTTCTTCCCACGATCAGCCGTGTTTTCTCGCTCAACCGGAAATGCCTGCCAAATCGCAACAAATGCAACTCCGATTCCCGGTATGCGCTCTGATGAGCGAACAAGTCCCGCAATCGCACCGAAAATCCCTTATCTGTCAGCAAACACCCACCTGCGGGTGTGGGATAGCTGCGGATACCCCATTGTTCCGCAAGAGTCATCTGGGCTTTTCGGCTCCTGCCGGAAATGGCCAGCAGCCTGGCTCGATCGACCCAGCCGTTCTTCTCGGGTACGGTTTCATCCAGCAGTTGGGCGCTGAGCGGTCTCAGAATATATCCGCTCCTTCCGGAATGTTTTTCGACATATCGAAGCGAAGGACGGGTTTGGGACATGGGGCGCTGACCCAGAACTTCCCCGCTGAAGAGAAAATCGAAACGGTTTTCATCCATCCATTCGCCTGCAAGCCGAAACATCAGGGTGTGACAATCCATGCAGGGATTCATGTGCTGCCCGTAACCGCAAGGTGGGGCGACGAGCATTTTCATGTAGGGAGCGGTGATGTTGCGGACCGTCAACGGAATACGCAGCATGTTGGCGGCTTGTCTTGCCTTTTCGGCGGAGAAAAAAGGGGTTTCAAAGCTGATCCATTCGACCTCGACATGCTGTTGACGGAGGATCAGGGCGGAGAGCATACTGTCAAGCCCGCCCGAGCACAATCCAAGGCCGCGGGCTTTATTTTTGGCATGATTCATGATAGGGTTCCGGAACAATTTTGAGAGACTCATAAAAAGCTGAAAAATATCTCATTCCGTCATTTCTACGCAACTTGCTCCAGCGAATTGCATTCATCTGGAGCAATCCTGCCTGCAGGGCATGACGGCTTTTTGTGAGTCCGGCAATTTTCAGGATGTCATGGCGAGCAGAAACGATCGGCAGCGTGAAACGAACATCTGAAAACCAGCGGGTGACCGAGATTATCGGAATCCTAAGTGGATGCTATCCGGATGTCAAGACGCAACTGGATCATGGGGATGCCTTTCAATTGCTGGTCGCCACCATTCTATCGGCGCAATGCACGGATCGCCAGGTCAATCGGGTAACACCCGGACTTTTTCGGAAATTTCCGAACCCGCAGGCATTTGCGGATGCGGACCCAACGCTTCTGGAAAATCTCGTTCGGCCCACAGGGTATTTTCGGAGCAAGGCCAGACACATTCGTGAGTGCGCCCGGGCAATCATCGGGCAATATGGCGGGCGGGTTCCGGATTCCCTCGATGCATTGATCAAGCTGCCCGGGGTCGGTCGAAAAACGGCGAATGTCGTTTTGGGTGCCGCTTTCGGGCAGCAGACCATCGTGGTCGATACCCATGTCAAACGGATCGCCAGGCGGCTTGGGCTGACCGGAAGCGCTGATCCGGGTCGCATCGAACAAGACCTGATGAAAGTCATTCCGAAAGCGGCGTGGAGCGCTTTTTCCCTTCAGCTTATTTATCTGGGGAGGGAATATTGTATCGCCAGAAAACCCAGATGCGCGGTTTGTCCCTTGAATGCCCTTTGCCCGTCTGCGATCCGGCCGGAAGAGAGCCCGGAAAAACTCGATGGGCGTGACGATGCATGAAGAGGAGGGAGAAACACAATGAATTTCAAAAACCTCGCCGAAAGGCTCGGTCTCGATGAGGAAGATATAGTTGAAGTGGCGCAGCTTTTCATTCAGACGGCGCCTGTCGAACTCGAAAAACTGACCCGGGCGCACCAGACCCGGGATGCCAGACTCGCAGCGGAGGCGGCGCATTCCATCAAGGGCTCATCCAGCACGCTCGGGTTGGATGATACGGCAAAACTTGCCCAGCTTGTCGTCAGAAATGGCAGGGAGCAGGATATCGAAGCCCTCGACCAATCCCTGCCCAGGCTCATCGGTGTGTTGAAGGCGACCGTGGAAACTATTGCCGAGCAAATTCGTGATCGTCAACGTTAACCCGGAATGATCGAGGAAGATTCCCTTTCCATGAAACAACGATTGAACGAAGTGATTCGGCGGGCTCTGGATGCAGCCGTACAAAGCGGTACGCTTCCGGCAGCCCAGCCCTGGCCCGACATCGATATTGATATTCCCAAGATTTCGGCCCATGGCGATTTTGCCAGCAACATCGCCATGGTGCTGGCAAAATCGCTCAAGATGCCACCAAGGGCCATTGGCAAGGCGATTCTATCCCATATCGGCAATGAAGATGGTTTTCTGGCTTCAGCCGATATGGCAGGGCCGGGTTTCATGAATTTCCGGATCGCTTCAAAAGCCTGGATCGATTCTTTGCGCGCCATTCACCAAAGCGGATCCCGTTACGGTGCAAGCGATATGGGCAAGGGCAAACGGATTCAGGTTGAATTCGTCTCATCCAATCCGACCGGCCCCCTGCACATCGGTCATGGCAGGGGGGCTGCCGTTGGGGACAGCATCGCCAACATTCTGGCAATCAGCGGCTATGATGTCCAGAAGGAATATTACATCAACGATTCGGGGCGACAAATCCAAACTCTGGGAAAGTCGGTTTTCCTCCGCTACCGGCAGTTGACAGGGGAATCGGTCTTTTTTCCGGAAGATTGTTACCAGGGAGATTATATCCGCGAGATTGCAGCGGAAATCCTCCGGAAACGGGGGGAAACCCTGCTGGACGAAAGCGATGACACCGCCGTTTTGTTTTGCGCCCGGTATGCTGCAGCACTCATCCTGGAAGACATGCGGGCCGATCTCGAACGCTTCGGTGTCACATATGATTGCTGGTTCAGCGAGCAAAGCCTCTATGACACCGGAAAAGTGAGCGATATCATCGAGCGTTTCCGGAAACAGGGCATCATCTATGAAAAGGACGGAGCCCTGTGGTTCAGGACATCGGATTACGGCGATGAAAAAGATCGGGTCGTTGTGCGCAACAACGGTCAGACGACGTATTTCGCCTCCGATATCGCCTACCATGTAGACAAGTTCGAGCGCGGTTTTGAAACCGTCATCGATGTCTGGGGCGCAGACCATCATGGCTACATTGCCCGGATTGCGGCTGCCATCCGGGCCTCGGGCAAAGACCCCTCCGGCTTCAGCGTCATTCTGGTGCAACTGGTCAATCTGCTGCGCGGAGGCCATCCTGTGGCCATGTCCACGCGCGCAGGCGAGTTCGTGACCTTGAAGGAAGTCATGAACGAAGTGGGCAAGGATTCGGCCCGATTTCTCTTTTTGACCCGGAGCTCGGATAGCCCGCTCGATTTCGATCTGGAGCTTGCCAAAAAGCAATCCAACGAAAATCCGGTTTTTTATGTCCAATACGTTCATGCCCGTATCTGCAGCATGATCCGCAAGGCGAATGATTCCGGCATCGAGCGCATCGATTGGGACGAAGCGGGCTATGCCATTCTCGATACCGAAGCGGATATCCAGCTCATCCGGTTTCTGGTACGGTATCCGGAAGTGATCGGCCTGGCGGCCCGGCATCTCGAACCCCATCGCCTTGCCTACTATCTGATGGAGCTGGCAGGCCAGTTTCATGCCTATTACAACAAGCGCCGTGTTCTGACGGACGACGTCCTCGAAAGCCGGATGCGGTTGTATTTGATGATGGCGGTTCGGCTGGTGATTCGGAACGGGTTGGAACTTCTGGGCGTTGCCGCACCCGAAAGCATGTGAGGCTGAAAAAGGGACCATGAATCGGAGCGAAGCGAACACGGATACGATGCTTCGAAAGGCGCAATCCTCCCTCATTTCCATGACACGCACCGTTTCCACCGTGATCATGGCTTCGGTGATCTTTCTGGTCGGTATTTTCATCGGAAGGGCCACCGTACCGGCTTTGTTCGAAAAGGATCGCACCGAACTCGTCCTCTCCCGGATCGCTCAGGAGGTCAATGCCCGCAAAGAAATGCTCGATCATTTGCGGTTGCAGACCCCGACCCCGAAGGTCAACTACCCCGCAGAATTACAGAAGGACGATCCGCAGGCATTCGTTCCGCAGGAAAAGCAGGCGACGGCGCCATCGCCCGCTTCCACAAGCGGATCAGCCATAGATGCGGCCACCAAACCCAAGGCAGAGCAGGCGGCAGCACCTGCGCCAAAGAGCGCGACTGCAGAGGCAGCCCCAATCGAAAAATCGGTTCAATCGAACCGGCCGGAACCGCCGGTTGCCGCATCCGCTCCGGTACCGCAGGCAAAACCGCCCAAAACGGTCGAGCCTCCCAGATCGGCTGCACCCCCTGCAACCCAGGCGCCTGTGCCAAAACCGGCAGAGATGGCGCCGCCAGCCACGATTCCTCCAGCCGTCAAAACGGCGGGAACCGCATCCATCAAGGCTTTGGTGTATAGCCGTAAAGCGGCCGACGAGATGGCGGCTTCTTTCAGAATGAAGGGGCTGGCGCCCTCCGTCCAGCCGCGGATGACCAAAACCGGTGTCCGCTATGAAGTGACGGTCTCCAATGTCGGTTCTGCAGCCGATGCCTCCGCTCTTGCCGGAAGCATCCGGCAGAGCCATCCGGGATCGGAAGTCGTTATCGGGCGTTAAGAGGAAAAAGGGTTAAGGACAAGGGAATAGGGAAAAGGAATAGGGTTAAGGGTTAAGTTTTAAGGGTTAAGGGGTGGATGGGAACGTTTTGATTTTGTGGGGCTGCCCTATGTGGCCGCCCTTCCGGAAGCAAGGATCGTATTTTCATCCGCAGGGGTGATGTCCTCACCATGAGGATTTTTCTGAAACCACCTCTCTCCACAACGCTGGGGGATTATCGTTATCGCTGTCGTTATCGCTGTCGTTGTCGTTGTCGTAATCGTAATCGTAATCGTAATTCCCTGGGCCAGTCATCCCGGCTCAGGTTGTAACCAAAACAGGGTTTCCGTTCAGGCACTATGGTAGAACCGGATTCCGACTTTCGTACTTTCGTGGGAATCCCCCATGTAGGGGCTGGTTTCAAACCCGCTCCTACCCCCGGTTAATGAAAGCCGCCGGGGCAACTACCTCAGGAATCGCCCATACAACAAGGGTTGCATCCCGGTTGATGAAAGTCGCAGGAGCAAGCTATAACAAATGGGAACCATCCGCTTTTTTCTGACTTCTGACTTCTGACTCCTGGTTTCCTTAGGAATTGACTCAAGAGAAAGAGAACCCAATGGCATTGACTTCCAAAACGGTCCTTCATGTGGCCAATCTGGCAAGACTCGACCTCGATCCGGAATCGATTTCGGTTTTTGGCAGGCAGATGGCCGATATTCTGAATTATGTCGATCAATTGAATCGGCTCGATACCTCGGGCGTCGAGCCGACGTTTCATGTGCTGCCGATTACCAACGTATTCCGGGAGGATGTTGCGGCAAGGCATCTCGAACGGGAAGATGCCCTGGCCAATGCGCCCGATCGGGATGAAGAATGTTTTCTGGTTCCGATCGTGATCGGTTGAAAAGGAGAAAACCGGTGAATCTTGCGAAACTGACGATTCGTCAGGCACATGAAGGATTGAAACGGAAAGAGTTCACAGCCGTCGAGCTGACACAGGCGATGCTTTCCCGCATCGAGCTTGTCGATCCGGCCATCCGGGCGTATCTCACGGTGGTTCCGGAGCTGGCCATGGCGCAGGCAAAAGAGG is from Desulfatirhabdium butyrativorans DSM 18734 and encodes:
- a CDS encoding DUF814 domain-containing protein; the encoded protein is MNHAKNKARGLGLCSGGLDSMLSALILRQQHVEVEWISFETPFFSAEKARQAANMLRIPLTVRNITAPYMKMLVAPPCGYGQHMNPCMDCHTLMFRLAGEWMDENRFDFLFSGEVLGQRPMSQTRPSLRYVEKHSGRSGYILRPLSAQLLDETVPEKNGWVDRARLLAISGRSRKAQMTLAEQWGIRSYPTPAGGCLLTDKGFSVRLRDLFAHQSAYRESELHLLRFGRHFRLSEKTRLIVGRTKEENEQLLLYVEPSVDVVLKTRGIPGPTAVLPEFTEDASMLGLAAGICAGYSKASTDSRVSVSLSGAGFSDTIQVLPRSAQEAKTWMIGG
- the gatC gene encoding Asp-tRNA(Asn)/Glu-tRNA(Gln) amidotransferase subunit GatC, with the translated sequence MALTSKTVLHVANLARLDLDPESISVFGRQMADILNYVDQLNRLDTSGVEPTFHVLPITNVFREDVAARHLEREDALANAPDRDEECFLVPIVIG
- a CDS encoding Hpt domain-containing protein; the protein is MNFKNLAERLGLDEEDIVEVAQLFIQTAPVELEKLTRAHQTRDARLAAEAAHSIKGSSSTLGLDDTAKLAQLVVRNGREQDIEALDQSLPRLIGVLKATVETIAEQIRDRQR
- the argS gene encoding arginine--tRNA ligase, which codes for MKQRLNEVIRRALDAAVQSGTLPAAQPWPDIDIDIPKISAHGDFASNIAMVLAKSLKMPPRAIGKAILSHIGNEDGFLASADMAGPGFMNFRIASKAWIDSLRAIHQSGSRYGASDMGKGKRIQVEFVSSNPTGPLHIGHGRGAAVGDSIANILAISGYDVQKEYYINDSGRQIQTLGKSVFLRYRQLTGESVFFPEDCYQGDYIREIAAEILRKRGETLLDESDDTAVLFCARYAAALILEDMRADLERFGVTYDCWFSEQSLYDTGKVSDIIERFRKQGIIYEKDGALWFRTSDYGDEKDRVVVRNNGQTTYFASDIAYHVDKFERGFETVIDVWGADHHGYIARIAAAIRASGKDPSGFSVILVQLVNLLRGGHPVAMSTRAGEFVTLKEVMNEVGKDSARFLFLTRSSDSPLDFDLELAKKQSNENPVFYVQYVHARICSMIRKANDSGIERIDWDEAGYAILDTEADIQLIRFLVRYPEVIGLAARHLEPHRLAYYLMELAGQFHAYYNKRRVLTDDVLESRMRLYLMMAVRLVIRNGLELLGVAAPESM
- a CDS encoding YhdH/YhfP family quinone oxidoreductase, with translation MKSKEPFQALVVSVDSEGKPVRILTTRHIDDLPDGDVLIRVRYSSLNYKDALSASGNRGVTRNYPHTPGIDAAGEVVESKDASFHAGQAVLVTGYDLGMNTSGGFAQYIRVPKGWVVPIPKGLTLKETMIFGTAGFTAGLSVNKIIAHGLSPEEGDVLVTGATGGVGTMAVGILAKLGYRVVAASGKPDAAERLKAMGVGRVVSRSEVTDHPEKPLLPAKWHGVVDTVGGDVLACAIKSTHPHAPVTTCGNIASPNLSLTVYPFILRGVSLYGIDSAQTPMPLRRFIWEKLATEWRPDALLQICREVTLEALETEIQTMLAGKGAGRVLVNMG
- the nth gene encoding endonuclease III, whose translation is MKRTSENQRVTEIIGILSGCYPDVKTQLDHGDAFQLLVATILSAQCTDRQVNRVTPGLFRKFPNPQAFADADPTLLENLVRPTGYFRSKARHIRECARAIIGQYGGRVPDSLDALIKLPGVGRKTANVVLGAAFGQQTIVVDTHVKRIARRLGLTGSADPGRIEQDLMKVIPKAAWSAFSLQLIYLGREYCIARKPRCAVCPLNALCPSAIRPEESPEKLDGRDDA
- a CDS encoding SPOR domain-containing protein; protein product: MNRSEANTDTMLRKAQSSLISMTRTVSTVIMASVIFLVGIFIGRATVPALFEKDRTELVLSRIAQEVNARKEMLDHLRLQTPTPKVNYPAELQKDDPQAFVPQEKQATAPSPASTSGSAIDAATKPKAEQAAAPAPKSATAEAAPIEKSVQSNRPEPPVAASAPVPQAKPPKTVEPPRSAAPPATQAPVPKPAEMAPPATIPPAVKTAGTASIKALVYSRKAADEMAASFRMKGLAPSVQPRMTKTGVRYEVTVSNVGSAADASALAGSIRQSHPGSEVVIGR